The following nucleotide sequence is from Salvia miltiorrhiza cultivar Shanhuang (shh) chromosome 7, IMPLAD_Smil_shh, whole genome shotgun sequence.
aaaaataataataatcattccaCAATAAATTTGCCgcaatttcctttttggtccgtccacaaaaaaattgtcactttcatttatagcagTGGAATCTACATATCTTCACTCatatttaaagtgggaccctcaCTCTACTAACAACTTccctcacattttattaaaacctgttTCATCTAAAATGTGGCAaatattttgtggacggatgaagtatataaaaaaatactccctccatcaaCAAAGAGTGTGTGTTTATTACTGTTTTCGCATGTCCATAAAGAGTGtgtgttttcctttttaagAAACTCATTCTTGTACTTTAAACCTTATTcatactcaatatttacaaaatttacatcttttaattattttatgaaaatctaTGCCCTCCACTCCATCACacactattttttatggacggagggagtaaataaaattgaaaatgagacaCAAAGTGTGACATCAAATATGATACACTGAATCTCAATTTCTTTAGGAGAGGAACAAGAAAAATATAAGAGTACCCACAGTGGGGACTCGAGTCACCCCCGAGATCGGGTCACCCACTACAGGCTCGTCCGCCTCGAGGCTGGCCTGATTGCCGTTGGATCCAGCGCGTGCACGcgcttatttttttttaaaagaaatgattttttgaaaaaaaaaatggccgttgctgataattttttttttgaaattcgATCATTTGACTGTTATTccctttccctttttttttcaatttttttatttctctcttctttAAATACtcctatcttcttcttcttcttcacacaTCTTCTCCtatcttctccaattttcttctaTCTACTCTATCAAATTCTCTCAAGAAAAAAATGGATCCACACAATCCCAATTGGTACGACGTAAATTGGGTTCCCGACCTCTCAGGCGGAGAcgattatcatcccgatttgACGGgtatcaacttggaggagatgCCAGCCGCCCATTCCACGTCGAAGCCCAAGAAAGGAGGGCAAATGAAGGCTATGGCCTTGAAAGAGAAGGCGCCGGTTCCTATGCTGCAGGAAGAAAGAGCCACTCGGCACACCTACACCCTGGAGGAGCGGACCTTATTGTCTGTGTTTGGGCAGAGGAGACCAACGATGCCGTCCGGGGTGTCGATCAAAAGGAAGAGGCCTATTGGGGTCGTATTCTATAGCAGGTGAACTCCCTCCTCGGCGTCGCCTTCAAACTAgggttgtaatcgaatcgaatcg
It contains:
- the LOC130994763 gene encoding uncharacterized protein LOC130994763 isoform X1; translated protein: MDPHNPNWYDVNWVPDLSGGDDYHPDLTGINLEEMPAAHSTSKPKKGGQMKAMALKEKAPVPMLQEERATRHTYTLEERTLLSVFGQRRPTMPSGVSIKRKRPIGVVFYSRRRCRWRGDAATSDVDAADVTLGMQVTRCRFRTAADAGGAATRRSSRREEEVRIAWGRRGR
- the LOC130994763 gene encoding uncharacterized protein LOC130994763 isoform X2, translated to MDPHNPNWYDVNWVPDLSGGDDYHPDLTGINLEEMPAAHSTSKPKKGGQMKAMALKEKAPVPMLQEERATRHTYTLEERTLLSVFGQRRPTMPSGVSIKRKRPIGVVFYSRWRGDAATSDVDAADVTLGMQVTRCRFRTAADAGGAATRRSSRREEEVRIAWGRRGR